The genomic interval CAAAAAACCCTCTTCATTCATTTAGATTTATAAAAAGTATTACTATTGGAATCTAAGATTATAAATCTCTCCAAGTAAAAAACAACTGGTACTAAATGAAAATTGATTAATATGGAATAAATTAATAGATTGAACCCCATATTATGGTCAAATTTGTTACCAAGCCCCACGCGTCCAAACAAGTGGATACTTGATATGGTAATGATATTGCACTCAACCATGTGTTAATTAGCGTATTGTTTATGTCCCGGAATCAGAAAAAAAGTTTGTTAATAAATACAAAAGTTTAATATTTTATCTTCTAAAATAAACCTGTATTGGCTTTAGGCAACTCGCCCTCTGTTTATTACGATGCTATAGTAATTGGCGCTGGTCATAACGGATTGACCTGTGCATGTTATCTCGCAAAGGCAGGACTAAAAGTCTTGGTTTTGGAGGATTACTGTTTAATTGGTGGAATGACACTAACCGAGGAGATAACTTTGCCAGGTTTTAAATCCGACATCCATGCATTTGGATATTCTCTTGCTACACTATCTCCTGTTCCAAATGAACTAGATCTCAAAAGCCATGGTTTTGAATTAATACATCCTGAAATATCGATATCACATCTATTTCCAAATAATCATGGCCATATCTCGATATACAAGTCTCTAGAAAAAACATTAGAAAGCATTAAAAAGTATTCCGAAAGAGATGCTCGATCTTGGAAGAAAATATTTGATGAGTATATGACAAACAGAGACAAGATTGTATCAGTGCTGAATTTACCGCCTGTTACCCCCTTAGAAGATACAGGAAGTGTGTCTACGGAAAACACTGATAAGGTTGAGGCACTGGAAGTCATTGGAGATACTTATCGTCTTCGTACGCAGTCAATGCGTTCATGGTGTAACGAAAATTTTGAATCTGATGAAGCCAAAGCAATGTTTGGCAGTTTTGCTCCATTTGTAGGTCTTTCACCAGATGATGCAGGCGGCGGCGATCTGTGCTATTTGTTTTCGGCTATCATGCAAGACGGGGGTAATAATGTAGTCAAAGGCGGATTTGTCAACTTACCAATGGCACTTGCCAATTATCTGCAATCAAGAGGAGGCCAAATAATGACCAATTCTAGAGTTAAAAAAATAATGATAGAAAATGGACAAGCGACAGGCGTTGAACTCGCAAATGGAAAAATGATAGGGGCAAAAAAATTGGTCGCCTCTAGTACTGATCCATCAACTCTGATCCTCAATCTCATAGGCGAAGAATACGTTGATTCACATTTAACAAGCGGTATTAAACGGATGGAATGGGGTGATGCCATATTTGGAATATATCTGGCTTTGAATGGTCCTTTAGAATACAAATCAGGACAAGAAATTCTATCCAAATCACCTCAAGTTCATCTATCTCCTCCAGGATTAGAGTTTTTTTCAAAAATATACTACCAATGTAGAAGTGGTAAACCACCTACAAATCCTCTCTCTATTATGAGTAACGACTCAATGATGGACCCAACAAGAGTAATTTCAAATGAAAATAACTCTAACAAAAATCATCTAATTAAATTCCTTGTTTTAAGCGTACCTTACGAAATTAAAAATGCCGACGGTGAAATAGGAAAGGAAATTGAATGGGAAAATTTCAAGGAAAGATATACAGATCAAATTATCGAGACCATAAATCAAAATTATATACCAAACC from Candidatus Nitrosocosmicus hydrocola carries:
- a CDS encoding phytoene desaturase family protein, which encodes MALGNSPSVYYDAIVIGAGHNGLTCACYLAKAGLKVLVLEDYCLIGGMTLTEEITLPGFKSDIHAFGYSLATLSPVPNELDLKSHGFELIHPEISISHLFPNNHGHISIYKSLEKTLESIKKYSERDARSWKKIFDEYMTNRDKIVSVLNLPPVTPLEDTGSVSTENTDKVEALEVIGDTYRLRTQSMRSWCNENFESDEAKAMFGSFAPFVGLSPDDAGGGDLCYLFSAIMQDGGNNVVKGGFVNLPMALANYLQSRGGQIMTNSRVKKIMIENGQATGVELANGKMIGAKKLVASSTDPSTLILNLIGEEYVDSHLTSGIKRMEWGDAIFGIYLALNGPLEYKSGQEILSKSPQVHLSPPGLEFFSKIYYQCRSGKPPTNPLSIMSNDSMMDPTRVISNENNSNKNHLIKFLVLSVPYEIKNADGEIGKEIEWENFKERYTDQIIETINQNYIPNLNTSILKKTIYSPVDYEKKPINSIKGTLASGAILPYQSGWMRPIPQLGNYKIPSISNVYLCGAGSHPGPGVSMAPGRNAAQVILRDLGIDLRAIFTTY